The Nostoc sp. KVJ3 genome contains the following window.
GGCTGACCTCACAAAATCGCATTGCTCCCAAACGCTGGTAATAAATTCTCGCTGATTTTTGGCGGTTCAATTGGCTCAAACAGATTTTGTGACGGTTGAGGCTGAGTCTCTTGTTCTGGCATTTTTTAAAAATATTAATTAGTTGATGGCGATCGCTCCCTACTACAAGCGATCGCCTTTATCCTCTAAGAAAAATTGTTAGTTGAGAGCAGCAGCGACACACGAATAGCCCGTCGTAGACATCGCCTTTCCTCTAAGAAACTAGCCCTCATCCCCTGGCTTATACTCTAGCCCTTCACCTTCACGGGGATTGTTTTTTGAGCAGTGTTATTAAGAATTTGCTCCCACATTTCATCAAAGGTAATACCCCGCTTTTTGGCTAAGTACTCAACTCGCTCTTTGATTAACTTATCTCGCTCCTGAAGCTTGGCACATAGCAGGGATTGAGCTTGCACAACCTTAGTACGACCGTTTACCCATGCGTCCACAGTCAGCACATCATTGTAATATTCCCCAAACCGGGGATAGCTAACCTTTCATCCTTTCTGGGCATTTCGTCCTTTCTGGGAAATATCTCTACTGCATCCATATTGCTACCTAAGCGCTGCTATTGTGCCAAATCTGCCCAGAATTGGCACAAAAAAGGTTTATTCAAATAGCTTATACCGTATTTGACCCGAATGCGGTACAAATTCGCCCACATTTGATAGTATCAAGAGTACACAAGATATATTTAAATCCAAGTCAAAAATGAATTTTCGTCAAGTTATTGCCATAGGAACAAGCCTTGTTCTATCTGGAACTGCTTTGCCAACGCGCCCAGTTAACGCGAATCCTGCGGTACTTGCACCTGCCGCTTTTTGTGCAGGCACGGCTGGGGTAGGATGTGTGCTGGTTGGGGTTGCTATTATAGGTGGCACGGTTTACTATGTCTGGCAATCCAGGGATGGGAAGCATTATGCAGACGCAAATGGACAGATCAACAATTCTGAGAGATTGGTTGGTACAGCGAAGCCTTTGCAGAGTACAGCTATTTCTGGGATAGAGGCAGCAAAACTAGGAGATGCTCACTGGGCTAATACTGTCACCGACTGTTACAAGATTGGTAAAAGAATAGGTAAAAATCTAAAAAGACATCAGCTTGCGGTTGGTGGTGGATACTGGTGTATTTTCCCTGGAGAACAAACAAGTTTTGGAGATAACAGATGAACTTGCAAGAATTAAAACAGTTCAATGAGTTAAAAGGTGACACACTCTTGACATCCATCCTGACTTTTCCTAGCTTCAATGCACCAGGATATGAACTTACGGGTGGAATGGAGGTTTGTGTCGGAGTCAATGATGCCATTGCTGAGATTGAACCGATAGTGTGGACTGCTGGTTACAAAAACAACCCCCTGCATGAATGGAAGCTGGTTAGCTACGAGGTGTTTGTACCTCAAAAGATGGTTTTAGTTGCTCCTGACAATATGCAATCGTGTGAAACTACAGCAGTACATAATGCTGCCATATTCTGTTATTACAGTCCGATAAAACCAGAAGTCATTAACCAGTTGATTCAACAAAATCAACCTTGGGTTTTAGACAAGAGTAATACTTAAAATTCTCTTGCTGCGCTCAATAGATACAATTGGCAATTCCTCACTATCCTCCAGTGATGTCAGTTTTAGGCTGACAGGCTGGGGGGATATGTTTGTCACTGCGCCGCTGCTTGCCATTCATCGTTTACTACTACAAACATTGGATTCAAAGAGCAGGGATTGAAAATCATCAACTGCTAGAAAGGCTTGGGAATTAAGGATTAAGTTTTGGTTGCTATCAACTTCCGAAGAAGTTTAAAGAATTTACGCTGCAACTTTGTGAGCAGCAAACTGAAAGTTTCCATTAGTTCAACTTCCGAAGAAGTTTAAAGTCGTTATACCAGCTTTGTTAGTAAGTCTTACAATTGTTTCCATTAGTTCAACTTCCGAAGAAGTTTAAAGTGTTTTACTAGCAGGATGGACTTGCAGCTGCAATAAAGTTTCCATTAGTTCAACTTCCGAAGAAGTTTAAAGTTAAATCGTTCTGTAGATGGTAAATACTGTCCATTTGAGTTTCCATTAGTTCAACTTCCGAAGAAGTTTAAAGTGTAGTAACTAATCTTACTGCAACAGACGGGATGAAGTTTCCATTAATTCAACTTCCGAAGAAGTTTAAAGATTTTCACTTCCGGGAGGATTGCAAATTCCAGTTAACGTGTTTCCATTAATTCAACTTCCGAAGAAGTTTAAAGTTAGTCCAGTCTTGTTTTTGATACTGTGGGAAATAGCTAAAGTTTCCATTAATTCAACTTCCGAAGAAGTTTAAAGTGAAAAACCTCCTGAAAAGGAGACACCTCCGGCACAAGTTTCCATTAATTCAACTTCCGAAGAAGTTTAAAGAAGAAGAGTTTTTGCCACAAATATATCGCAAAACAAACTCTGTTTCCATTAATTCAACTTCCGAAGAAGTTTAAAGTTTTTTCCAATTGCGATTATAATTTTCGCTTGGAGAACAACACCATCGTTTCCATTAATTCAACTCCGAAGAAGTTTAAAGAAAAATACAATGATATTCCTCATATAAACGGTTCGTTTCCATTAATTCAACTTCCGAAGAAGTTTAAAGTTCTTCTTTAAAAGACCGCGTCAGCTACTGGAACTCAAGTTTCCATTAATTCAAACTTCCGAAGAAGTTTAAAGGGTAGTCGCTGAAAGCCTTACCCAGTGCTAAGTCTACAGCACTTTTTGTGGGATGCAAATTTTCCGCCGAATAATTGATAATTCTTGTCAATAAACTGATCGTTGAGAGGCATCAAACCCATATATAGAGAGCGATTTGTGGGATAGAACGAGAGAATAAGGGTTTCAGGCATTATGTCTATCCCACAAATGGTATACTAGGCTACAGTTTCCAAGTCATTGGACGATAGACTTCAACTCACCAGTCAAACAAGCAATATATTCGCGCACCTGCAATTCTATACAAGGACGATACGCTGCACTTTCCTCGCTTGAAAATCGCATCGCCCTACTCCTTACTCTTTCCTAGCTTGAAAATGATTTAAGCGATCGCTCCTTCCCTGATAGTGGTGAGCGAAAGGGGAAAAGCCTAAACTTTCCTCGCTTGAAAATAGAGAAGCGTAGTTTACCGCGCAGGCATCGCCCCTCATCTCTAAGAAAATGGAGGAGCGATGCCTACGGCGGCTGTGCTTACGCACATACCTTATAAAGGTATAATATAAAAACTGCAAGGACTTAAAACCGATGCAAACACTACCACTAGAGCTTGAGCTAGCAGTATCTCAAATTGCTGCACAGCACTATCCACACAGGCGGTTCAAGCTAATTTATAAAATTGAAAACAATTGTATTGATATCGAATTCCAAGGATACTATACAGAAAATTTTTTTGACTCATGCAGCCGACCATCAAATCCAATTCATGATTTTTATCGTGATAAAACGGCAGATTTCAAAGTTGGTTATGGATATGGTCAACTGTCAATATCTGGATGGTGGCGAGGAGCGATATTAACTTTTGATTACAATTCTAAATCTTGGAGCAATGAAGATGGAGAAGAAATTGCTTGTCCCTATCCAGATGGTGAACAATTCGAGAGAATTGCAGCAGAGCTTTATCCTTTATTACAGCAGCATTACTAGCAAAGGATTGAGGGCGATCGCTCAAGCACTGATAGGAATTTTTTCCTCTAAGAATATTGCACATTCATAGGGCGATCGCTTAAGAAAAACGACACACCACACTGTTAATGCAATCTTCTATAACATTTTCGCCTTCTGCATTGAAAACAATTAAATACCAGTTAAGGTTTCCCTGTTCTCTGTAGCACTCACAACGAGCAGTAAACCATTTTTCTGATATCAAAACTTCCAGACAATCACCCGCATGGATAGGTTTATCCATTAAATAAAGGCGGCTTCCACTGCTTTCTTGCCGTAGCTCTAGCTGTTCCACACACAATACCTCCTCATTCTCCAAGAATATTGTACAAAGCAGAGCGATGCCCTTCTCTACGAGACGCTACGCGAACGGCGCAGGCTCAGGGTAAGACCTACGGCGGTAAACTACGCCCCTCATCCAACAATCCTCGCTTGTATACTGAGTGCGAATCATCCCAAGAGCAGTACGATGGCGGATTACTTATCAAAACATTATTTTATGGACAAAATGGAGGGTCATTCTTCTTTACAGGTCAGCAAGTCACTGCTAGATAAGATGACAAGTTAACTTACAAGTTAACTTAATATATAGCGTTATTAGTGCGATCGCTTCTTTATTTTCAAGCGAGGAAATGATGAGCGATCGCACTCTTGGCGATCGCACCACACCCCAACTTACTCGTAGTTCCTAAGTCTGCGGACATCCCAAGGCAATGAGCGCTGGCTTTGCCTCAAAATAGATTGATAAGCTTCTGGCGATAACCAGGAACCGTCCTCTAGTTGCTGGTAGTCTTCTGGTATTTGTTCTGGTGGAGTAGAAGCTGGTAGCGTCCAGGGGCGTTTGGGTTTGGCAGATGGTAAGGCATCAAGACGCTGCTCGATTTGTTCGAGACGTTGATTGATGGGAGTCAGTGCTTGTTCAACGGCGGCGGTTATAGTAGCGATTAATACCTCTGGGTTCCCAAAACTAGAACCAATTTCTGCCTCTCTAGTCTTAAGAGCGAAATAGGTTTGAGCGGCGGCAATTTCTGCTTTTCGCGGGTCGCCGTTCATGGCTGTAAGGTAGCAAGCATAGCGCGATAATTTGTAATCAGATTGCCTAGAACCTCCTCCCTGTTGACGTTCCACCAGATTACCAGCGTTGGTAAAGTGGTTTTTTATGTCGTAGCCTGAGTTTTGGCAAGCAAGTTTTGCCCGTTCAATTGTTTCTTCAAACCTTTGCCATCGAGAGTACCCAGTAGTGGCTGAAGCTGGCGTGCTAACCAATACTCATTACCATCAGCATCGACAAGTCTAATTTGGTCAAATGGACTTGCACCCTCAGTAAAAGCGATCAAATTCATAAAATCCTCAATGATTAATCTTGATGTGGTAAGTAAGAGGTACGCCCATAAAGCGCACCTCAGTAGGGAATGGGAAAAATTGTTATGCAGCGCTGACTACAAGCAACCCACTTAGGGCAATAATCACCAGCTGCGCTTGTTCTTTCGTCTCGCACCGGGGGCGTAATTCCAAATTGCACGGCTGCGCCACCCACAAGCCATCTGAGTCTGCACGGTAGAAAGTGCCCAGCAGCCTCATACCAGACCACACTCGGTAAAGAGTACCGAAATTAGCATCATCCACAGAATCAATCTCAAACTCTGGTGCTACATCCTCTGCTTGCTCTTCGACATACTGCTCTAACTCAAGTTCTCGCGCAACTTGAGCATCCACTATTATTGGATTCATAGTTTGACCTTTTAAATCGGGTTACAACTTGGGCGATCGCAACTTCTTGGCGGGAGAGCGATCGCCTTTGTTATGCACTTTATTGTAGTGTGTAGGTATGTATATATGTACTTATGCAGTCTAATAGATTTGTAAAGTGTTGAGGTGTTGATGTGTGTAGCTAATGCCAAGACCAAAACGAGCGCAAAAAGATAAATACGGCGAGACGAAGCAGCGATATCAAATCATGTTGACTGAAACTGCATCGCTAGAGTTAGATGCAATATCTGAGGAGTTGGGCATAACCCGAAGTGAATTAATTGAGAAAGCAATTCGCCAAGGGTTATTTAGACAAGTCAAACTAGAACCATCAGAAATGACTGATGACTAAAACCACAGTTCATTAGTTGTCAACATCAATGGTTGTACAATAGTTGTGTTTTATACTGATGCCCATTGCTGGCAATTCCGGGTAATTAGTCCTGATGGTGGGGTGTTTGGGGAACGTAAGATTTATTACTCGGCTGAAGCTGCACAGAAGGCGGGGCGGGAGTGGATAGGTAAGGGGAGTTGAAGCTTTACTCAACTTCAGTTTCTTCATCACCTTGCACGGTAAGAAGAACTGATTCCAGACGATAACCAGCCTCACGCATATAATATCCAGCCGCGCCAATATCTTCAAAAACGTCATCAAATTGAGGATGAGTTTGTGGAAAAATCTTTCTTAGGCGATCGCCCAGTCGCTCTAGTTCTTGTTGAATTGTGATTAGTTCTTGAGTATCATCATCCATACTTACCTACCACAACGATAACTGCCCCGGTGAAACATTAGACTTACCACCTCTATGGTATAAAAGATGACATGCACTACAGAGAGCTATCAGGTTGCCTCTGTGGTTATTGGCTGGATTTCTGTCCCAGTGGTGTACCTGTAGGGTGTACACTCTGCGTTTTGAGCGTGTCAAATCTGATATTTTTTCACCAGGGGGTATGCAGTGTAACCCACACTTTTGACAACACCACTGAGCTTGTTGCTTAACTGAAGTGGCAATTTCTGACCAATTATCTGGGTAAAGCAAGTGGCTAACCTTCATCGTCAGTTCAAGTTCTGGGAGCTTCTAGAATTTTAATACTTTTTTAGTGTAAAAATAAACCATAAACTATATGCACATTAAGCATTCTGCTGTAAGCACTTGATGTCACGGTGGCGATATTTGAGATAATCTAAATTTGTCAGGCATTTTTTACCTTCAGAATTAGTAAAGATATATTCATCTTCAATTGGTAATTCATTGAATACATCTAAATATTTAAAGGCTTTTACTTGTACCCAAGCAGTTCGGTAACACCTACATACTGTTCACGGATGCTTGAATGTTCTTCTAAGTATAATATGATATTCGCTACTTCAATAAACTCAAATCTGTAGTTGAAAAAACTATAAGCTATTACCGAACTGGATTGATAAATTTCCTTGTTTTTTCCACAGTATGATCTATATAAGCCCAAGCATTTTTTACTTGGGGGAATGTCTTTTTTTCATGGATTGAAATAATATGCTTGTATCATTGATATTGATTAGTATAACTATGCAGTGAATACCACCATTATCTTCATACCTGCCAGCAACTACAGAACGAACCACAGGAAACAAGAATGTGGGATTATTTAATACTTTTAGTAAACGTTTGATTTCCCGTTCAACTTGTGGCTGTTTAGGCAAATATTTTTTGACTTTACAAGCATTGAGTTCCGGCTGAAGCAGTTGAATATAATACTTCTCTTTTTCAGTTAATAAATCAACTGCAAGTTTTTGCCAATAGATTCTGTAAGAGCGTTTTTTATTGGAGCGAATCAATTGTGGATAGCGATGATGCGTTTTTCCCGCCCAACGAGCTTTAATATTAGTAGCTTGCCCAACATACCAAACACAGTCACTTGCATCTACAACCACATAGATTCCCGAACATGATGGTAGACAATACCGTTCGGTAAATGCAACGCTTGACCAATCTTTCCATTCCATGCAGCTTGACCAGGAATCCCTTCATTCTTAGGATTCCCACTTTCGACAGAAGATGCGATGCCCTTCACCCCATCACTCATCATCATCGGGCAAATACAACCCACTACTATCAGTGGGTCTTTTAATCAAAACCTCGGCAACACTGTACCCGTGCCTGCGTCTTTTTTTGTGCGGACATAAGCCTTGGTTGTATCGGTTTTACTATGCCCCAACTGGTTTTGCACCTCAAAAACATTTTTTATGCTCGACTGCTCTTGTCGCGTGAGAATGCCGCAACCAGTGACATGAAAACTTCACCTTTGCAGTTTCAGATATATCCTGAATCAACCTTTTTATTGCCCGATCGCTCAATGGCAACCCCCGCTTTTTTGGGTCAGGCGACATATTTGCAAACACGGGCATCTTATCACTAGCCATCCCCCGATACTTTTTGAAAACAAGCGAAGTCTGATGGTCTAACCCAATCTCGCGGTACTTGCCACCTTTGCCTCGGAACTTAATCGTATAGTATCCCCGATTTCTATCCTCTGGTGTCGGGTCGGGATACCACTGGAAATTATGCCAATATAACCCCGGATAATCTTCCTTGGGTTGGCCCGGTTCATCACCCGGAACCGTCACGCGACCCACTTCACCAACCCGCATCCCACTATAAAAAAGCAAATTAAACACCAACCAGTGCTTACCCCCAACTGCACAGCAGCATTAGCTAGCTTCTTCATCTCCCAATCTTCTAGATACCGCTCAGATTTAGGTAAATTACTGAAATTGTCGTAATTTATCGTACTTGCAATATTCCTTAAAAAATAGCCAATACTCTCACCACTCCCGTAACTCCAGAGCGATCGCAGCATCAGCACTTGGTTAGATTTAGTATAAGGGGAAACCTCACCCCAACTAGCAATAAATTCTAGTAACAATGGTTGCTGGATTAATCTTAAATCAGGTATACCTTGATGACGTACCCAATCGAGCAATTTTTGACCAAATCGGTAGTATTTTCGTTTGGTTTGTTCGCGGTTTTGACTGCCAGCCCAAACCAAAATTAGCTCAGAATCATTATTTACCGAAGGTGTGCGGTAATAGTATTGGCGAATTACCTCCTCTACCAATTCCGGGGTTACTTGCTGTGAAGTATTTGGCGCTACAACCTTTATAGGATTGGCAGGAAGAATTTCTACAGAGCTAACCTCAATATTAGTAACATCCATTGGGGAAATAAGGATTACGCGACCATAAACATATAACTTCCTGGAAGTGAGGTTTCAGGAAGCTTTTATATTCTACGACAACGCAGTGGATATACTGTCCGCGCTCCGCGTCAATAATTCCAAGAGCCTGCACAAAAGTAGCAAGATCCCGAACGGGGTGAAAGACCCAAAACACGGTGGACGATTCTCGAACGGATTTGTACCTGAGCATCCAATTCCTGATATGTTGATAGCAATGCTATCTACTTGATATCGATAGCTGTTGCTATCAATTGCGATATCACTATGCCTAACGAGAACAAACCCAGCGAGATGATCCGCGTCCCCACTCCCCTGATTCCAGCAGTTAGGGAGTTATCCCGGCTGCACCGACAAGGACGAACAAACGAGGTGCTTCACTCTTTAGATGATTTGATAGCAGCGTTAGATAATGGCAGGGGTAGTCCCCACAATCACCTCTCCCAAAACATATCGACGATTTGCTCTCGTCTGGATAATCTAGAATTACGTTTGTCGGATG
Protein-coding sequences here:
- a CDS encoding GIY-YIG nuclease family protein, whose amino-acid sequence is MVVDASDCVWYVGQATNIKARWAGKTHHRYPQLIRSNKKRSYRIYWQKLAVDLLTEKEKYYIQLLQPELNACKVKKYLPKQPQVEREIKRLLKVLNNPTFLFPVVRSVVAGRYEDNGGIHCIVILININDTSILFQSMKKRHSPK
- a CDS encoding ribbon-helix-helix domain-containing protein; protein product: MPRPKRAQKDKYGETKQRYQIMLTETASLELDAISEELGITRSELIEKAIRQGLFRQVKLEPSEMTDD
- a CDS encoding DUF5348 domain-containing protein gives rise to the protein MEQLELRQESSGSRLYLMDKPIHAGDCLEVLISEKWFTARCECYREQGNLNWYLIVFNAEGENVIEDCINSVVCRFS
- a CDS encoding site-specific integrase, translated to MRVGEVGRVTVPGDEPGQPKEDYPGLYWHNFQWYPDPTPEDRNRGYYTIKFRGKGGKYREIGLDHQTSLVFKKYRGMASDKMPVFANMSPDPKKRGLPLSDRAIKRLIQDISETAKVKFSCHWLRHSHATRAVEHKKCF